The genomic interval CCTCGGCGTCGGTGGTGCCATGCGGGCCGGCTACCTCTACGCGCTGCGCCACGACTACGACTACGCCGTCCAGGTCGACGCCGACGGGCAGCACGATCCTGCCGAGATCGCCTCGCTGCTCGCCGCCGCCCGCCAGCAGGACGCCGACGTCGTCATCGGGGCGCGCTTCGCCGGCAAGGGTGACTACGAGGTGCACGGGCCGCGTCGCTGGGCGATGGCCGTTCTGTCCGTTGTCCTGTCGCGCGTGTGCCGCACCCGCCTGAGCGACACGACCTCGGGCTTCAAGCTCACGAGTCGGCGCGCCATCGCGCTCTTCGCACGTGAGTTCCCCGCCGAGTACCTCGGCGACACGGTCGAGGCCCTCGTCATCGCTGCCCGCGGCGGGCTGAAGGTCGTCCAGGTGCCCGTCGAGATGAGGCCCCGTGCCGGTGGCGCCCCCTCCCACAACCCGTTCAAGGCCGCGAAGTTTCTCCTGCGTGCCTTCATGGCACTGGGCATCGCGCTCACCCGCCCACGCACCGCGCCGGCCTCTTCCAGCGAGGAGATGGCATGAACTCGACCTACGTTCTTGGTCTGCTCTTCGGCCTCATCGTCCTGGTCTCGGTGTTTCTCAAGATGCGCAACTCCGGGATGAAGGAGGAGTATGCGACCTGGTGGATCGTCATCGCGATCGGCAGCGTCGTCTTCTCCGTCATCCCGGGGGCTCTCAAGGCCGTCTCGACGGTGTTGGGGGTTCAGGTGCCCCTCAACCTCGGCTTCTTCGTCGGCGCTATCATCCTGCTGCTGCTCTCGCTGCGCTTCAGCGTCGACCTGTCACGGTCCTCGGAGGACCGGCGGCGGCTCGCGGAGGAGATCGCGCTCCTGCGCGCCGAGGTGGATGCGCTTCGCTCCGAGATGCAGGTGCTGGGGGCACAGCAGCAGCGTGAGGACCCGCCCTCCGAGTGAGGCGAGCCCACGCTTGTGTAGGGCTCATGTCAGCGCCGGTGCCAGTCGCGCACGGCCTGCTCAGCGATCTGCGCGTATTGCTGGGCACGCACCGGCCAGGTCCACGGGGTGATGAGCTCCGGCGGGGCGGCCGGGGCGGGGTGCTCCAGCACCGTGCGCAGCGAGCGCACGAGGCTTTCGGTGCTCCGCTCATCGCACACGGTGACAGGGGCACCCTGCTCCCTGAGCAACTGGGCTCCGGGGACGACGAAGGTGACGACGCGCCCCTGGACCGCGATCGACTCCAGTAGTGTCGTCTGGAAGCCCTCGGACAGCACCGTGGGGTTGACGAGGGTCGCGCCGCGCAACGCGGCCTGGACCTCGTGCTGGGGCACCCGGCCGCGAATCGCGACGACCTCGTCGAGCCTGAGCTGTGTGGCTCTCTCGCGTGCGAGCGCGAGCTCGGCCCCA from Actinomyces respiraculi carries:
- a CDS encoding DUF2304 domain-containing protein, which gives rise to MNSTYVLGLLFGLIVLVSVFLKMRNSGMKEEYATWWIVIAIGSVVFSVIPGALKAVSTVLGVQVPLNLGFFVGAIILLLLSLRFSVDLSRSSEDRRRLAEEIALLRAEVDALRSEMQVLGAQQQREDPPSE
- a CDS encoding glycosyltransferase family 2 protein, whose translation is MTPSLLVLIPAWNEEQVISGVLAEIMSVVGQGVDVVVISDGSTDATARIARDAGATVLDLPVNLGVGGAMRAGYLYALRHDYDYAVQVDADGQHDPAEIASLLAAARQQDADVVIGARFAGKGDYEVHGPRRWAMAVLSVVLSRVCRTRLSDTTSGFKLTSRRAIALFAREFPAEYLGDTVEALVIAARGGLKVVQVPVEMRPRAGGAPSHNPFKAAKFLLRAFMALGIALTRPRTAPASSSEEMA